The proteins below come from a single Micromonospora citrea genomic window:
- a CDS encoding PH domain-containing protein has translation MANATYDRKEQFQQIQSGLLQGEQIIAVYDAVGTGTGFIGLTDRRVIIQDRSFVGKRYAITSIPYSKITSVSVVSNKSWGGSFFSTGAIAIHVGTHTYEVEFRGAQKSHHVHNVILHHIS, from the coding sequence ATGGCCAACGCGACGTACGACCGCAAGGAGCAGTTCCAGCAGATCCAGAGCGGCCTGCTCCAGGGAGAACAGATCATCGCCGTCTACGACGCCGTCGGCACGGGCACCGGCTTCATCGGCCTGACCGACCGGCGTGTGATCATCCAGGACCGCTCCTTCGTCGGCAAGCGGTACGCCATCACCAGCATCCCGTACTCGAAGATCACGAGCGTCAGCGTGGTCAGCAACAAGTCGTGGGGCGGCTCGTTCTTCTCCACCGGGGCGATCGCGATCCACGTCGGCACCCACACCTACGAGGTGGAGTTCCGTGGCGCCCAGAAGAGCCACCACGTGCACAACGTGATCCTGCACCACATCAGCTGA
- a CDS encoding LysR family transcriptional regulator, which yields MLERHELETFLTLAEELHFGRTAERLRVTTGRISHVVKKLERRIGAPLFARTSRVVQLTPIGRQLADDLAPLVAGMDDAVRRAVEAGRGVTGVLRVAFLGEWTAPVLLKAVALFAERHPDCQVEVHEVQLFNSRPSLVDGSIDILMAAFPFDGMACGPALLEEGRVLAVAAGHPLTRRESVSLEVLGDHPVVQYPAVTSAEFKRDRTPEHTPSGRPVPKGPAGNTFSEMLTLVAMGRGVLPVGEHTRRYYPRPDVAYVPIHDAPPIHRGLVWRESNTTARIREFVRAATDANGR from the coding sequence GTGCTTGAACGCCACGAGCTGGAGACCTTCCTGACGCTCGCCGAGGAGCTGCACTTCGGCCGGACGGCCGAACGACTGCGGGTGACCACCGGGCGGATCAGCCACGTGGTCAAGAAGCTGGAACGCCGCATCGGCGCCCCACTGTTCGCCCGCACCAGCCGGGTCGTGCAGCTCACCCCGATCGGCCGGCAACTCGCCGACGACCTGGCGCCGCTGGTGGCAGGAATGGACGACGCGGTACGCCGGGCCGTCGAGGCGGGACGCGGCGTCACCGGTGTGCTGCGGGTCGCCTTCCTCGGCGAGTGGACCGCGCCGGTGCTGCTCAAGGCCGTCGCCCTGTTCGCCGAACGCCACCCGGACTGCCAGGTCGAGGTGCACGAGGTCCAGCTCTTCAACTCCCGGCCGAGCCTGGTGGACGGCTCGATCGACATCCTGATGGCCGCGTTCCCCTTCGACGGGATGGCCTGCGGGCCGGCGCTGCTGGAGGAGGGGCGGGTGCTCGCGGTGGCCGCGGGGCACCCGTTGACCCGGCGGGAGTCGGTCTCCCTGGAAGTGCTCGGCGACCACCCGGTCGTGCAGTACCCGGCGGTGACCTCGGCGGAGTTCAAGCGCGACCGCACGCCCGAGCACACCCCGTCCGGGCGGCCCGTGCCGAAGGGGCCGGCGGGCAACACCTTCTCGGAGATGCTGACGCTGGTCGCGATGGGGCGGGGTGTGCTGCCCGTCGGCGAGCACACCCGGCGCTACTACCCGCGCCCAGACGTGGCGTACGTGCCGATCCACGACGCGCCGCCGATCCATCGCGGCCTGGTCTGGCGGGAGAGCAACACCACCGCCCGGATCCGGGAGTTCGTCCGGGCCGCGACCGACGCGAACGGACGCTGA
- a CDS encoding VOC family protein: METTTVTDRPAGPDAPPGATSAPPTGGDTSAVRVKGFDHLVLNVSDVERALDFYCGVLGLAPVRVDRWRAGKVPFPSVRVSPETIIDLVRRDRGESNVDHFCLVVEPLDWQRVVEAGVFTVLDGPVGRFGARGSATSLYVRDPDGNSVELRWYPQDAA, encoded by the coding sequence ATGGAAACGACGACAGTCACCGACCGCCCCGCCGGCCCCGACGCCCCGCCGGGGGCGACCTCCGCGCCGCCGACCGGAGGCGACACGAGCGCCGTACGGGTCAAGGGCTTCGACCACCTGGTGCTCAACGTCTCCGACGTCGAGCGGGCGCTGGACTTCTACTGCGGCGTGCTGGGTCTCGCCCCGGTGCGGGTCGACCGGTGGCGGGCCGGCAAGGTCCCGTTCCCCTCGGTACGGGTCAGCCCGGAGACCATCATCGACCTCGTCCGACGCGACCGGGGCGAATCCAACGTGGACCACTTCTGCCTGGTGGTGGAGCCGCTGGACTGGCAGCGGGTCGTCGAAGCGGGGGTGTTCACGGTCCTGGACGGGCCGGTGGGGCGGTTCGGCGCGCGCGGCAGCGCCACCTCGCTCTACGTGCGGGACCCGGACGGCAACTCGGTCGAGCTGCGCTGGTATCCGCAGGACGCCGCGTAG